The Agelaius phoeniceus isolate bAgePho1 chromosome 26, bAgePho1.hap1, whole genome shotgun sequence genome has a window encoding:
- the G6PC1 gene encoding glucose-6-phosphatase catalytic subunit 1: MEANMNLLHDVGIQTTHWLQQRFQGSQDWFLFISYAADLRNAFFVLFPIWFHFSEAVGIRLIWVAVIGDWLNLVFKWILFGERPYWWVLDTDYYGNSSAPEIQQFPLTCETGPGSPSGHAMGAAGVYYVMVTALLSAAGGEKQSRTLGYWVLWTVLWIGFWAVQVCVCMSRVFIAAHFPHQVIAGVFSGMAVAKTFQHVRCIYHASFHRYLGITIFLFSFTLGFYLLLWTFGVDLLWTLEKAQKWCSNPEWVHIDTTPFASLLRNLGILFGLGLALNSHLYQESSRLKQGQQLPFFRLGCIAASLLILHVFDAFKPPSHVQLLFYALSFCKSAAVPLATVGLIPYCLSQLLATQHKKAA; this comes from the exons atgGAGGCCAACATGAACCTCCTGCATGATGTGGGCATCCAGACCACacactggctgcagcagcgctTCCAGGGCTCCCAGGACTGGTTCCTCTTCATCTCCTATGCTGCTGATCTCAGGAATGCTTTTTTTGTCCTCTTCCCTATCTGGTTCCACTTCAGTGAAGCAGTGGGCATCAGGCTCATCTGGGTGGCTGTCATCGGGGACTGGCTCAACCTCGTCTTCAAGTG gATCCTCTTTGGGGAGAGACCATACTGGTGGGTCCTTGACACGGACTATTATGGCAACAGCTCTGCACCAGAGATCCAGCAGTTCCCTCTCACCTGCGAGACAGGACCTG GGAGCCCATCTGGCCATGCCATGGGTGCAGCAGGCGTGTACTACGTGATGGtgacagccctgctctctgctgctgggggagagaAGCAGTCAAGGACACTGGGATACTG GGTGCTGTGGACAGTGCTCTGGATTGGGTTCTGGGCAGTTCAGGTCTGTGTCTGCATGTCCCGAGTCTTCATCGCCGCTCACTTCCCCCACCAGGTGATTGCAGGGGTGTTCTCAG ggatggctgtgGCCAAGACCTTCCAGCACGTCCGCTGCATCTACCACGCCAGCTTCCACCGGTACCTGGGCATCACCATCTTCCTCTTCAGCTTCACCCTGGGTTTCtacctgctgctgtggacaTTCGGCGTGGACCTGCTCTGGACGCTGGAGAAGGCACAGAAGTGGTGCAGCAACCCTGAGTGGGTCCACATTGACACCACTCCCTTTGCCAGCCTCCTCCGAAACCTGGGCATCCTCTtcgggctggggctggccctcAATTCCCACCTGTACCAGGAGAGCTCCCGGTTaaagcagggccagcagctgccctTCTTCCGCCTGGGCTGCATCGCTGcctccctcctcatcctccacGTCTTTGATGCCTTCAAGCCTCCCTCCCACGTGCAGCTGCTCTTCTACGCCCTCTCCTTCTGCAAGAGCGCGGCTGTGCCCCTGGCGACCGTCGGCCTCATCCCCTActgcctgtcccagctcctggccacACAGCACAAAAAGGCTGCCTAA
- the LOC129130902 gene encoding amine oxidase [copper-containing] 3-like: protein MSLKTVLILLGLALATIFALVCVLLTRERSPRTCQHLPPEQEETEDGQSLVFADLTAEEMSQVVRYLQGHLGVPLVEASRAEPSENCIAWLDVQVPAKAEVLRFLDSGGARPPREALAVLYFGKQPEPNITELVVGPLPRPAYHRDVTVRKYGGKVPYHRRAVTGREYAEINALIHRELRKAPLFLTACCESNGTDLVTLTTAPRGFKSGDRLTWFVLFHNVAGTGYYLSPVGLEVLVDHGDLHVSRWQLRKIFYNGRYFASTGDLEQEFVVGALEVVRLKQPQADAVLGSMKPRRPPGPPGPLQFEPQGPRYSVRNNHVTFQGWSFAFGMNPNTGPRLFDIRYRGERIVYELSLQEALALYGSNSPGGMSTRYLDGSFGIGRFAYELVRGLDCPYTATYVDRHYLAETDTPKTNQNSLCIFEHDSALPLRRHFSDSQSFYYGGLRKNALVIRAISTLINYDYIWDFLFHATGAVEVRVHATGYISSSFLHGRGTDYGNRVGPHTLGTMHIHHIHYKVDLDVDGQLNSLESQDMEYEFVKDPWSAQSTIERPHLRRERLEREDEAAFPLNVPLPRYLSFVSPNPNKWGHPRSYRIQVISFAGKHLPTNSSMERSVSWGRYQLAVTQRKEEEPTSTSIYNQNDPWTPTVAFADFINNETITNQDLVAWITVGFLHVPHAEDIPNTVTVGNSVGFFLRPYNYFSEDPSVDSADSVYFSSEQEAGACGDNPLACLSSAATCAPRLPPFHFGGFLNLSLAPPLGGL from the exons ATGAGCCTCAAAACCGTGCTCATCCTCCTTGGTCTGGCCTTAGCCACCATCTTCGCTTTGGTCTGCGTGCTGCTGACCAGGGAAAGGAGCCCCAGGACGTGCCAGCACctgcccccagagcaggaggagacGGAGGATGGCCAGAGCCTGGTGTTTGCTGACCTGACGGCCGAGGAGATGTCGCAGGTGGTGCGGTACCTGCAGGGCCACCTGGGGGTGCCGCTGGTGGAGGCGTCGCGCGCCGAGCCCTCGGAGAACTGCATCGCCTGGCTGGATGTGCAGGTGCCCGCCAAGGCAGAGGTGCTGCGGTTCCTGGACTCAGGCGGGGCTCGTCCCCCCCGGgaggctctggctgtgctgtacTTTGGGAAGCAGCCAGAGCCCAACATCACCGAGCTGGTGGTGGGGCCGCTGCCCAGGCCGGCGTACCACCGGGACGTGACGGTGCGCAAGTACGGGGGGAAGGTGCCCTACCACCGCAGGGCCGTCACGGGCAGGGAGTACGCGGAGATCAACGCCCTCATCCACAGGGAGCTGAGGAAGGCACCGCTCTTCCTCACCGCCTGCTGCGAGTCCAACGGCACCGACCTGGTCACCCTCACCACGGCCCCACGGGGATTCAAGTCTGGTGACCGCCTGACCTGGTTTGTTCTTTTCCACAATGTGGCTGGCACTGGCTACTACCTGTCCCCAGtggggctggaggtgctggtggaCCACGGGGACCTGCACGTGTCCCGGTGGCAGCTGCGCAAAATCTTCTACAACGGCCGCTACTTTGCCAGCACGGGGGATCTGGAGCAGGAGTTTGTGGTTGGTGCACTGGAGGTGGTCAGACTgaagcagccccaggctgatgcagtgctgggctcaatGAAGCCCCGGCGCCCTCCTGGGCCCCCGGGCCCGCTGCAGTTTGAGCCGCAGGGTCCCCGCTACAGCGTCAGGAACAATCACGTCAccttccagggctggagctttGCCTTTGGCATGAACCCCAACACTGGCCCGCGCCTCTTCGACATCAGGTACCGTGGGGAGAGGATTGTCTATGAGCTGAGCCTGCAGGAAGCCTTGGCCCTGTACGGCTCCAACTCTCCCGGGGGAATGTCCACCCGCTACCTGGACGGCAGCTTTGGCATCGGCCGGTTCGCCTACGAGCTGGTGCGGGGCCTGGACTGCCCCTACACAGCCACCTACGTGGACCGGCACTACCTGGCAGAGACAGACActcccaaaaccaaccaaaactcCCTCTGCATTTTTGAGCACGACTCTGCCCTCCCTCTGAGGCGCCACTTCTCCGACTCACAGTCCTTCTACTACGGCGGGCTGCGGAAGAACGCGCTGGTGATCCGCGCCATCTCCACGCTCATCAACTACGATTACATCTGGGATTTCCTGTTCCACGCCACCGGCGCCGTGGAGGTCCGGGTGCACGCCACGGGCTACAtcagctcctccttcctccaTGGCCGAGGCACTGACTATGGCAACAGGGTTGGGCCGCACACGCTGGGGACGATGCACATCCACCATATCCACTACAAGGTGGACCTGGACGTTGATG GGCAGCTGAACTCCCTGGAGAGCCAGGATATGGAGTATGAGTTTGTCAAAGATCCCTGGAGCGCACAGAGCACCATTGAGCGGCCGCACCTCCgcagggaaaggctggagagggaggaTGAGGCAGCATTCCCACTCAATGTCCCCCTGCCCCGCTACCTCTCCTTTGTCAGCCCCAATCCCAACAAGTGGGGGCACCCACGCAGCTACAGGATCCAGGTCATCAGCTTTGCTGGGAAGCACCTGCCCACCAACAGCTCCATGGAGCGCTCTGTCAGCTGGGGCAG gtACCAGCTGGCTGTCACccagaggaaggaggaggagcccACCAGCACCAGCATCTACAACCAGAACGACCCCTGGACACCCACTGTGGCCTTTGCTGACTTCATCAACAACGAGACCATCACCAACCAG gacTTGGTGGCCTGGATCACTGTGGGCTTCCTGCATGTCCCTCATGCTGAAGACATCCCCAACACAGTGACAGTGGGGAACAGTGTTGGCTTTTTCCTGAGGCCCTACAACTACTTCAGCGAGGACCCCTCGGTGGATTCAGCTGACAGTGTGTACTTCAGCAGTGAGCAGGAGGCTGGGGCGTGTGGGGACAATCCCCTCGCCTGCCTGTCCTCTGCTGCCACCTGTGCCCCCCGCCTGCCCCCCTTCCACTTCGGGGGCTTCCTCAACCTCAGCCTGGCACCGCCCCTGGGTGGGCTCTGa
- the LOC129130929 gene encoding amine oxidase [copper-containing] 3-like isoform X1, which produces MAHDMVFEMAQAPWSPEQQIERPRLTRRVLDTEDQAAFLLHSKMPRYIYFAANSKNKWGHQRGYRIQITSSAGDHIPEASSMERAISWARYQLAVTRRKEEEPTSTSIYNQNDPWTPTVAFADFINNETITNEDLVAWITAGFLHIPHSEDIPNTVTVGNSVGFLLRPYNYYDLDPSIYSQDGVFFTSEQDFTACEINPLACLPKTASCLPNFPPFTFDGFRNMSRL; this is translated from the exons ATGGCCCATGACATGGTGTTTGAGATGGCACAGGCTCCCTGGAGCCCGGAGCAGCAGATAGAGAGGCCACGACTCACCAGGAGAGTCCTGGACACAGAAGACCAGGCTGCCTTCCTGCTCCACTCCAAGATGCCCAGATACATCTACTTTGCTGCCAACAGCAAAAACAAGTGGGGCCACCAGCGTGGCTACAGGATCCAGATCACCAGTTCTGCAGGGGACCACATCCCTGAGGCCAGCTCCATGGAGAGGGCCATCAGCTGGGCaag GTACCAGCTGGCTGTCaccaggaggaaggaggaggagcccACCAGCACCAGCATCTACAACCAGAATGACCCCTGGACACCCACTGTGGCCTTCGCTGACTTCATCAACAACGAGACCATCACCAACGAG GACCTGGTTGCCTGGATAACTGCTGGCTTCCTCCACATTCCACACTCTGAGGACATTCCCAACACTGTGACCGTGGGAAACTCGGTTGGTTTTCTCCTGAGGCCCTACAACTACTATGACCTGGACCCCTCTATATACTCCCAGGATGGTGTGTTTTTCACCAGCGAGCAGGACTTTACAGCATGTGAAATCAACCCTCTTGCCTGCCTGCCCAAAACTGCCTCTTGTTTGCCAAACTTCCCCCCATTCACTTTTGATGGTTTTCGAAATATGAGCAGGCTTTAA
- the LOC129130929 gene encoding amine oxidase [copper-containing] 3-like isoform X2 has translation MNLKPVLILLGLALATIFALVCVLLTRERSPRTCQHLPPEQEETEDGQSLVFADLTAEEMSQVVRYLQGHLGVPLVEASRAEPSENCIAWLDVQVPAKAEVLRFLDSGGARPPREALAVLYFGKQPEPNITELVVGPLPRPAYHRDVTVRKYGGKVPYHRRPTLAVEYKQIGAFLKSQVFPSAPAFMQQVMEYDGANLAAVTAAPRGFQSGDRVTWFVLFQNVSGFFLHPVGLEVLVDHSSLDMSEWAVSRVFYNGQYYRDMVQLESAYVQGRISVEKVRKAPQDGDFSSMKPRAPAAAPFPLQFEPQGPRYRVRNNQVLFQGWSFAFGMSVSRGLRLFDIRHKGERVAYEISVQEALSVYGSNCPAGMSTRYMDGSFGLGRYTSPLVPGVDCPYLATFVDTLSLSDSLRPKKRKASLCIFEQNLGSPLRRHYSNLQSLYYGGLVNSALVLRSIATVGNYDYVWDFIFYQNGALEGKVQATGYPSSSFLHGDGLRYGNRLWEHTLGTIHTHFVNYKVDLDVAGVKNSLMAHDMVFEMAQAPWSPEQQIERPRLTRRVLDTEDQAAFLLHSKMPRYIYFAANSKNKWGHQRGYRIQITSSAGDHIPEASSMERAISWARYQLAVTRRKEEEPTSTSIYNQNDPWTPTVAFADFINNETITNEDLVAWITAGFLHIPHSEDIPNTVTVGNSVGFLLRPYNYYDLDPSIYSQDGVFFTSEQDFTACEINPLACLPKTASCLPNFPPFTFDGFRNMSRL, from the exons ATGAACTTGAAACCCGTGCTCATCCTCCTTGGTCTGGCCTTAGCCACGATCTTCGCTTTGGTCTGCGTGCTGCTGACCAGGGAAAGGAGCCCCAGGACGTGCCAGCACCTGCCCCCGGAGCAGGAGGAGACGGAGGATGGCCAGAGCCTGGTGTTTGCTGACCTGACGGCCGAGGAGATGTCGCAGGTGGTGCGGTACCTGCAGGGCCACCTGGGGGTGCCGCTGGTGGAGGCGTCGCGCGCCGAGCCCTCGGAGAACTGCATCGCCTGGCTGGATGTGCAGGTGCCCGCCAAGGCGGAGGTGCTGCGGTTCCTGGACTCAGGCGGGGCTCGTCCCCCCCGGgaggctctggctgtgctgtacTTTGGGAAGCAGCCAGAGCCCAACATCACCGAGCTGGTGGTGGGGCCGCTGCCCAGGCCGGCGTACCACCGGGACGTGACGGTGCGCAAGTACGGCGGGAAGGTGCCCTACCACCGCAGGCCCACGCTGGCTGTTGAGTACAAGCAGATTGGAGCCTTTCTGAAGAGCCAAGTGTTCCCCTCAGCTCCAGCTTTCATGCAGCAAGTCATGGAGTACGATGGAGCCAACCTTGCCGCCGTGACAGCTGCTCCCCGTGGGTTCCAGTCTGGGGACAGGGTCACCTGGTTTGTCCTGTTTCAGAACGTGAGCGGATTCTTTCTGCACCCCGtggggctggaggtgctggtggaCCACAGCAGCCTGGACATGTCGGAGTGGGCGGTGAGCAGGGTGTTCTACAACGGGCAATACTACAGGGACATGGTGCAGCTGGAGAGCGCCTACGTGCAGGGTCGGATCAGCGTGGAGAAGGTGAGGAAGGCGCCGCAGGACGGGGATTTCTCCTCCATGAAGCCTCGAGCGCCCGCGGCCGCGCCGTTCCCGCTGCAGTTCGAGCCGCAGGGTCCCCGCTACAGGGTCAGGAACAACCAGGTGctcttccagggctggagctttGCCTTTGGCATGAGCGTGAGCAGGGGCCTGCGGCTGTTTGACATCCGACACAAGGGGGAGAGGGTTGCCTACGAGATCAGCGTGCAGGAGGCGCTGTCCGTGTACGGCTCCAACTGCCCGGCGGGGATGTCCACCCGCTACATGGACGGCAGCTTCGGCCTGGGGCGCTACACCTCGCCCCTGGTGCCAGGGGTGGACTGCCCCTACCTGGCCACCTTTGTGGACACGCTCTCTCTGTCTGACAGCCTGAGGCCCAAGAAGAGGAAGGCTTCGCTCTGCATCTTTGAGCAGAACCTGGGCTCGCCTCTGAGGCGCCACTACTCCAACCTGCAGTCGCTCTACTACGGGGGGCTGGTGAACTCGGCTCTGGTGCTGCGCTCCATCGCCACCGTGGGCAACTACGACTACGTGTGGGACTTCATCTTCTACCAGAACGGGGCCCTGGAGGGCAAGGTGCAGGCCACGGGGTACCCAAGCTCATCCTTTCTCCATGGGGATGGCCTGAGATATGGCAATAGGCTTTGGGAGCACACCCTGGGTACAATACACACCCATTTTGTCAACTACAAGGTGGACTTGGATGTGGCAG GGGTAAAAAACTCCCTCATGGCCCATGACATGGTGTTTGAGATGGCACAGGCTCCCTGGAGCCCGGAGCAGCAGATAGAGAGGCCACGACTCACCAGGAGAGTCCTGGACACAGAAGACCAGGCTGCCTTCCTGCTCCACTCCAAGATGCCCAGATACATCTACTTTGCTGCCAACAGCAAAAACAAGTGGGGCCACCAGCGTGGCTACAGGATCCAGATCACCAGTTCTGCAGGGGACCACATCCCTGAGGCCAGCTCCATGGAGAGGGCCATCAGCTGGGCaag GTACCAGCTGGCTGTCaccaggaggaaggaggaggagcccACCAGCACCAGCATCTACAACCAGAATGACCCCTGGACACCCACTGTGGCCTTCGCTGACTTCATCAACAACGAGACCATCACCAACGAG GACCTGGTTGCCTGGATAACTGCTGGCTTCCTCCACATTCCACACTCTGAGGACATTCCCAACACTGTGACCGTGGGAAACTCGGTTGGTTTTCTCCTGAGGCCCTACAACTACTATGACCTGGACCCCTCTATATACTCCCAGGATGGTGTGTTTTTCACCAGCGAGCAGGACTTTACAGCATGTGAAATCAACCCTCTTGCCTGCCTGCCCAAAACTGCCTCTTGTTTGCCAAACTTCCCCCCATTCACTTTTGATGGTTTTCGAAATATGAGCAGGCTTTAA
- the PSME3 gene encoding proteasome activator complex subunit 3, translating into MASLLKVDPEVKLKVDSFRERITSEAEDLVANFFPKKLLELDGFLKEPILNIHDLTQIHSDMNLPVPDPILLTNSHDGLDGPNMKKRKLEDHEETFQGTKVFVMPNGMLKSNQQLVDIIEKVKPEIRLLIEKCNTVKMWVQLLIPRIEDGNNFGVSIQEETVAELRTVESEAASYLDQISRYYITRAKLVSKIAKYPHVEDYRRTVTEIDEKEYISLRLIISELRNQYVTLHDMILKNIEKIKRPRSSNAETLY; encoded by the exons ATGGCCTCGCTGCTCAAGGTGGACCCGGAGGTGAAGCTCAAG GTTGACTCCTTCAGGGAGCGGATCACGAGTGAG GCTGAAGACCTCGTAGCAAACTTTTTTCCAAAGAAGCTGTTAGAACTCGATGGATTCCTTAAG GAACCCATCCTGAATATTCATGATCTGACTCAGATCCATTCGGACATGAACCTCCCAGTGCCTGACCCAATTCTTCTCACCAACAGCCATGATGGACTGGATGGG CCAAATATGAAAAAGAGGAAGCTGGAAGACCACGAAGAGACCTTTCAGG GTACCAAAGTGTTTGTGATGCCCAATGGGATGCTGAAGAGCAACCAGCAGCTGGTGGACATCATTGAGAAAGTGAAACCAGAGATCAGGCTGCTCATTGAGAAGTGCAATACG GTCAAAATGTGGGTGCAGCTTCTCATTCCCAGGATAGAGGATGGGAACAACTTTGGTGTTTCTATTCAG GAAGAAACAGTTGCTGAGCTTCGGACTGTGGAGAGTGAGGCAGCATCTTACCTGGACCAGATTTCTAG ATACTATATCACAAGAGCAAAGTTGGTTTCCAAAATAGCCAAGTACCCTCATGTG GAGGATTATCGCCGCACCGTGACGGAGATCGACGAGAAGGAGTACATTAGTCTGCGCCTCATCATTTCAGAGCTGAGAAATCAATAT GTCACTTTGCATGACATGATCCTTAAAAACATCGAGAAGATCAAGAGGCCTCGGAGCAGCAATGCTGAGACCCTCTATTAA
- the BECN1 gene encoding beclin-1 isoform X2, translating to MTSRRAPANAARARRPRDRPPPRARAHAPPAPGRSSAARGGDTENGGAGTAPPPASRPARGDGGARAGGAMEAARAGGTGTGGTAHVSFVCQRCCQPLKLDTSFKVLDRLTIQELTAPLVSAAPARPGDLHEEESALTEEAFVENRQDGVSRRFIPPARMMSTESANSFTLIGEASDGGTMENLSRRLKVTGDLFDIMSGQTDVDHPLCEECTDTLLDQLDTQLNITENECQNYKRCLEILEQMNEDDKEKLQAELKELALEEERLIQELEDVEKNRKIVAEDFEKVRAEAERLEQEEAQYQKEYCEFKRQQLELDDELKSVDNQMRYAQMQLDKLKKTNVFNATFHIWHSGQFGTINNFRLGRLPSVPVEWNEINAAWGQTVLLLHALANKMGLKFQRYRLVPYGNHSYLESLTDKSKELPLYCSGGLRFFWDNKFDHAMVAFLDCVQQFKEEVEKGETRFCLPYRMDVEKGKIEDTGGSGGSYSIKTQFNSEEQWTKALKFMLTNLKWGLAWVSSQFYNK from the exons ATGACCTCACGCCGCGCGCCCGCCAATGCCGCgcgcgcccgccgcccgcgTGACCGGCCCCcaccgcgcgcgcgcgcgcacGCGCCGCCGGCTCCCGGCCGCTCCAGCGCCGCCCGGGGCGGGGACACCGAAAATGGCGGCGCCGGGACCGCGCCCCCGCCTGCGTCACGTCCGGCGCGCGGCGATGGCGGGGCGCGCGCGGGCGGCGCGATGGAGGCAGCGCGGGCgggcggcaccggcaccggcggCACGGCGCACGTCAGCTTCGTGTGCCAGCGCTGCTGCCAGCCGCTCAAGCTCGACACCTCCTTCAAGGTGCTCGACCGCCTCACCATCCAGGAGCTCACCG CCCCGCTGGTGAGCGCCGCCCCGGCCAGGCCCGGGGACCTGCACGAAGAGGAGAGCGCCCTCACGGAG GAAGCTTTCGTGGAGAACCGGCAGGATGGCGTGTCCAGGAGGTTCATCCCGCCTGCCAG AATGATGTCAACAGAAAGTGCCAACAGTTTCACGCTGATCGGAGAGGCCTCGGATGGTGGCACCATGGAAAACCTCAGCAGGAGACTGAAG GTCACTGGCGACCTCTTTGACATCATGTCTGGGCAGACAGATGTGGATCACCCACTGTGTGAGGAGTGCACAGACACTCTGCTGGACCAGCTGGACACACAGCTCAACATCACAGAGAACGAGTGCCAGAACTACAA GAGATGCCTGGAGATACTGGAGCAGATGAATGAGGATGATAAAGagaagctgcaggcagagctgaaggagctggcaCTGGAGGAAGAGCGGCTgatccaggagctggaggatgTGGAGAAGAACCGCAAGATTGTGGCTGAGGACTTTGAGAAAGtcagggcagaggcagagcggctggagcaggaggaggctca GTACCAGAAGGAATACTGTGAGTtcaagaggcagcagctggagctggatgaTGAGCTGAAAAGTGTGGACAACCAAATGCGCTATGCCCAGATGCAGCTGGATAAACTAAAGAAAACCAACGTGTTCAATGCTACCTTTCACATCTG GCACAGTGGGCAGTTTGGCACAATAAATAACTTCAGGCTTGGCCGCCTCCCCAGCGTTCCTGTGGAGTGGAACGAGATCAACGCTGCCTGGGGGCAGactgtgctcctgctgcatGCCCTGGCCAACAAAATGGGCCTGAAGTTCCAGAG ATACCGCCTTGTCCCCTACGGTAACCATTCCTATTTGGAGTCCCTCACAGACAAATCCAAG GAGCTTCCCCTGTACTGCTCTGGAGGCTTGAGGTTCTTCTGGGACAATAAGTTTGATCACGCCATGGTGGCATTCCTGGACTGTGTGCAGCAGTTCAAAGAGGAGGTGGAGAAAGGTGAAACTCGGTTTTGTTTGCCTTACAG GATGGACGTGGAGAAAGGAAAGATCGAAGACACAGGTGGCAGTGGTGGCTCTTACTCAATTAAAACACAATTTAACTCTGAAGAGCAGTGGACAAAAGCACTAAAATTCATGTTAACTAACCTGAAATGGGGCCTGGCCTGGGTCTCATCCCAATTCTACAACAAGTAA
- the BECN1 gene encoding beclin-1 isoform X1 gives MTSRRAPANAARARRPRDRPPPRARAHAPPAPGRSSAARGGDTENGGAGTAPPPASRPARGDGGARAGGAMEAARAGGTGTGGTAHVSFVCQRCCQPLKLDTSFKVLDRLTIQELTAPLVSAAPARPGDLHEEESALTEVRRVRRRGSAAAAPPGLPVTVFPCLQEAFVENRQDGVSRRFIPPARMMSTESANSFTLIGEASDGGTMENLSRRLKVTGDLFDIMSGQTDVDHPLCEECTDTLLDQLDTQLNITENECQNYKRCLEILEQMNEDDKEKLQAELKELALEEERLIQELEDVEKNRKIVAEDFEKVRAEAERLEQEEAQYQKEYCEFKRQQLELDDELKSVDNQMRYAQMQLDKLKKTNVFNATFHIWHSGQFGTINNFRLGRLPSVPVEWNEINAAWGQTVLLLHALANKMGLKFQRYRLVPYGNHSYLESLTDKSKELPLYCSGGLRFFWDNKFDHAMVAFLDCVQQFKEEVEKGETRFCLPYRMDVEKGKIEDTGGSGGSYSIKTQFNSEEQWTKALKFMLTNLKWGLAWVSSQFYNK, from the exons ATGACCTCACGCCGCGCGCCCGCCAATGCCGCgcgcgcccgccgcccgcgTGACCGGCCCCcaccgcgcgcgcgcgcgcacGCGCCGCCGGCTCCCGGCCGCTCCAGCGCCGCCCGGGGCGGGGACACCGAAAATGGCGGCGCCGGGACCGCGCCCCCGCCTGCGTCACGTCCGGCGCGCGGCGATGGCGGGGCGCGCGCGGGCGGCGCGATGGAGGCAGCGCGGGCgggcggcaccggcaccggcggCACGGCGCACGTCAGCTTCGTGTGCCAGCGCTGCTGCCAGCCGCTCAAGCTCGACACCTCCTTCAAGGTGCTCGACCGCCTCACCATCCAGGAGCTCACCG CCCCGCTGGTGAGCGCCGCCCCGGCCAGGCCCGGGGACCTGCACGAAGAGGAGAGCGCCCTCACGGAGGTACGGCGGGTCCGGCGGCGGGGCTCGGCGGCAGCAGCTCCCCCGGGCCTGCCGGTAACGGTGTTTCCTTGTCTCCAGGAAGCTTTCGTGGAGAACCGGCAGGATGGCGTGTCCAGGAGGTTCATCCCGCCTGCCAG AATGATGTCAACAGAAAGTGCCAACAGTTTCACGCTGATCGGAGAGGCCTCGGATGGTGGCACCATGGAAAACCTCAGCAGGAGACTGAAG GTCACTGGCGACCTCTTTGACATCATGTCTGGGCAGACAGATGTGGATCACCCACTGTGTGAGGAGTGCACAGACACTCTGCTGGACCAGCTGGACACACAGCTCAACATCACAGAGAACGAGTGCCAGAACTACAA GAGATGCCTGGAGATACTGGAGCAGATGAATGAGGATGATAAAGagaagctgcaggcagagctgaaggagctggcaCTGGAGGAAGAGCGGCTgatccaggagctggaggatgTGGAGAAGAACCGCAAGATTGTGGCTGAGGACTTTGAGAAAGtcagggcagaggcagagcggctggagcaggaggaggctca GTACCAGAAGGAATACTGTGAGTtcaagaggcagcagctggagctggatgaTGAGCTGAAAAGTGTGGACAACCAAATGCGCTATGCCCAGATGCAGCTGGATAAACTAAAGAAAACCAACGTGTTCAATGCTACCTTTCACATCTG GCACAGTGGGCAGTTTGGCACAATAAATAACTTCAGGCTTGGCCGCCTCCCCAGCGTTCCTGTGGAGTGGAACGAGATCAACGCTGCCTGGGGGCAGactgtgctcctgctgcatGCCCTGGCCAACAAAATGGGCCTGAAGTTCCAGAG ATACCGCCTTGTCCCCTACGGTAACCATTCCTATTTGGAGTCCCTCACAGACAAATCCAAG GAGCTTCCCCTGTACTGCTCTGGAGGCTTGAGGTTCTTCTGGGACAATAAGTTTGATCACGCCATGGTGGCATTCCTGGACTGTGTGCAGCAGTTCAAAGAGGAGGTGGAGAAAGGTGAAACTCGGTTTTGTTTGCCTTACAG GATGGACGTGGAGAAAGGAAAGATCGAAGACACAGGTGGCAGTGGTGGCTCTTACTCAATTAAAACACAATTTAACTCTGAAGAGCAGTGGACAAAAGCACTAAAATTCATGTTAACTAACCTGAAATGGGGCCTGGCCTGGGTCTCATCCCAATTCTACAACAAGTAA